In Paroedura picta isolate Pp20150507F chromosome 6, Ppicta_v3.0, whole genome shotgun sequence, one genomic interval encodes:
- the SON gene encoding protein SON isoform X2 gives MATNIEQIFRTFVVTKFREIQEQQFGSVKVGQQNGEINSSEEANSADITIGALQNDPLVQKIEQVLSEVLGAESQYKQDAGQDIVKNKSRSTKRGIPDEVQDEIPRKKSKKDKKHKDKKKKKKRKKEKKEKKYKKQSKESKLNSDHKECGDIQHDSHLNSESLVLSAENVDVGPTSPLKHDSQWFMEKSMYENLNSSLSNDASNSDTSKLDASEDDSVLISMQEVCEGDLTTERELENYTCQHTNLAVNLHIEDESLNTAADKDNTSMKEMEQLGAGSAQQVAKYIDVSENTPEFVAVDQEDLETRVESYSVEAKELASLSESLDPETTAQSESFEKILCKLMKTPLETNAEAKDSVTTLGFLAMVVGKDFEATSEFLNKAKVKAPERSPKGDVLTDMNYQLEQDSGRSALMEDLGKTLQKQSGIENKNLEGIPGSVCTVTEKDFESFLATKPKISPEDSGGSTERDECKRMEVSLDFKATGAREVKQAQTSAIVMELKDPLKYPKSLEIVADVKELKRAPELEVIKRADSGAYFFDTEAKRLEAIAESEEVNVGCLRGTPVYESEKQEQGTIPHRVVGMKNLDSVGASRVNYLEASFKTAMEKKRDMDIPADSKAVVEVKVSESIPRAESVPGINNLEMAPETLDHTAKTHYLDVTNTKSDTDVNLMDLKKIPEQSSVTLKKIETVSETLYTTERKQLDVMAQGKDPEINLKPEGQGGERDLDAASESLHMIFTNYSEHSLELYTEPEGMELKISERVPELLRMEDANNSEAFPAREVKDLKTIESAAVVKLKDLEKKLEYLHREVKNMEVDSKTVTDVEYLETLIPSEAVNKRKDMNIVSYSVTGEKEKAIDTTTYVRKGQNDAETAEREIQPGYLKVKDITGKQPSVEIEGPFISESFQGVNIVSTETTPVLQEIKETGELIPVLDVDSSNKTSVREMSALIDSKDASKLLNTTEDFESISSHHAIQNLGSLQFVKAKDQEINLGSQHALEVKYTTPSPELRLSDELTNLQEKQKLEESTEVARFTSALDSPYASRKEMGEVKEIIDTEHCSRSLYMVQTNSDNLQKPLYPILPKDSKIISESKIMVIKDLEIEPESSPSAGIETEDVTQYESITASQFLESIHESPKKNEMQQSNRAFGNKELTVSGLEGNSETLYVMDTDNLEIINKTRLTPSSQFTLGVIGIEGTPIPASAVEDKDLKTSEIIETAVEVKYLVASLAPANISKETFDFTLVTDTKNSEANQMLEANLESVGREGVNTKFDHDAAPNGSEIFKKHKPTVDVDTAEGMLPIVNKTGEKESGTDLRPEVALIGKYAESVGDVSETEHCDTTLSMLMVDVKDSEFNSEEVKALKTTLQFETTPEPLGMLQLGNSDNVGESLLTTEMKDLEETLNCKVLEAKDPVLPATNLSTSELRSSESVCLLEITNAEGVLTTPTYLSSTHSKSSDTTAEIEALNSETPLKSGTEVKYFESISGTVCVLEPYDYEVVPESKCISEDKVSETTSEAICLKQVGDLETKPESNNSWERKDLEPLTQSTCTVQARCVEESLLYEGMQNVSENTTQFSGTIEIEDLGATTPSVVAEMGKTSDKKLQEKCSEIAIECTHMPDLMETCEDVEPVCRTERKKSEPVSEIACVVDIKNVESKSQFMSMTELKDRAFVKSKTGPELIHLKDLETIPKCESLGKLKDVQIVQSSIDKEGMYFEEISESRTERQDLERDSTSVLVSKVVAEESLKSTSAMEAEDPEVAYKYISAKGVEVSEQNSECVCIGEMKDLASVSEHAELAQAENSEMSSEVTLEVKNLEATSEPLCLIKEKTLEAITLTSLEEQIVKASLQSVCRAEESNLVARQQIPVDSEAALEPVIIVEKALEATSCTSLKDQHSVAVPETLEIMKENDESISKDRKSEKISSKSKDKSKSGKKAKKSRSKSPSKSKKRKKKSRSRSTSRQTSRRARSRSKNESDSRKKHSSSRRKSRSKSAERKEGKESSLRSRRRRSRTSDRHKSRSKSAEKRESSLRSRRRWSRSSDRRKSRSKSTDRRESVRTRRRLSRSSDNHKSRSKSVDKRETLIRSRWRRSRSSDHQKSRSRSTDRREISIRTRRRRSRSSDNHKSRSRSVDKRETPVRRRRRRSRSSDNYKSRSKSVDRRESSVRSRRRWSRSSDHKSRSRSVDDKREISVRTRRKRSKSSENRRSRSKSVDRRESLRTRRRRSRSSDNRKSRSRSGNKETLRIRRRRSRSSDNRKSRSKSVDKQESTVRARRRRSRSSDHKSRSKSVDKRETTVRAKRRRSGSSDNRKSRSKSVDIRDTSRTKSRRSRSSENRKSRSKSVEKRETSARTKSRHSRSSDKHKSRSKSIEKRETSVRARRRSRSSDNRKSRSKSFDKKETSARSNRKRSRSSEKCKSRSKSVDKIEVSSRSKKRRSKSSDHKSVTKSSEKRESSLKSRHRRSKSSERQKSKSKSRSKSSERRKDKDSSNASKEKSSKSRSKSKSPEKTVGTESLEASVHNHVKSPEHPKSKSRSRSRSLDKTEDRDRLRRSRSKCSESKAHSRRTVSHTKRNCSRSLTRKRTSRSKSDHRSRSRTRSRSCSKRWRRTRSRSVSRQRSLSRERRRRSRRNRSRSVDRRRRRSDSRDSYRITLRLRSRSRTPVRLGASRSTGRRRSTSVSPDHRRSRSSSRSPKRLTDLDKAQLLEIAKANAAAMCAKAGVPLPPSLMPVVTPEKKEEKVTQKSAKETIMELTEKCKKIAQSQEDDVIVNKPHVSDEEEEEHPFINHPFKLNEPKPIFFNLTTPTIKPAPPKNQVTLTKEFPVSSGSQHRKKEADSAYGEWVPVEKNKEENKDDVFPNPATLEPVDISSALSERTIAQKRLTENTFDLEAMCLLNRAQERIDAWAQLNSLPGQFTGSTGAQVLSSEQLSNSGPQAWIKKDLDFIRRALTALTIHDCCNEQESCC, from the exons ATGGCGACTAACATCGAGCAAATTTTTCGGACCTTTGTGGTTACTAAGTTCCGGGAGATTCAGGAGCAGCAGTTCGGCAG TGTCAAGGTAGGCCAACAGAATGGTGAAATAAATTCATCTGAGGAAGCAAACTCTGCTGATATTACAATTGGAGCTCTTCAGAATGATCCACTAGTTCAGAAGATAGAGCAAGTATTATCTGAGGTTTTGGGTGCAGAGTCACAGTACAAACAAG atgCTGGACAAGACATAGTAAAAAATAAGTCTCGTTCCACTAAAAGAGGCATACCTGATGAAGTGCAAGATGAAATTCCAAGGAAAAAGTCCAAAAAGGACAAGAAACacaaagacaagaagaagaagaagaaaagaaagaaggagaaaaaagagaaaaaatataaGAAGCAGTCCAAAGAATCAAAATTAAACTCTGACCACAAAGAGTGTGGAGACATACAACATGATTCTCACTTGAATTCAGAAAGCTTAGTTTTGAGTGCAGAGAATGTGGATGTAGGACCTACATCACCTTTGAAACATGATTCTCAGTGGTTTATGGAAAAATCTATGTATGAAAACCTAAATTCATCTTTGTCAAATGATGCGTCTAATTCAGATACCAGCAAACTGGATGCATCTGAAGATGATTCTGTATTAATCAGCATGCAAGAGGTGTGTGAAGGAGATCTAACCACTGAGAGAGAACTGGAGAATTATACCTGCCAGCATACCAACCTCGCTGTGAATTTGCACATAGAAGATGAATCTTTAAATACTGCTGCTGATAAAGATAATACCAGTATGAAAGAAATGGAACAGCTTGGGGCTGGTTCAGCACAGCAGGTAGCAAAATATATAGATGTTTCTGAGAATACGCCAGAGTTTGTGGCTGTGGACCAAGAAGACTTGGAAACCAGGGTGGAGTCCTATTCAGTGGAGGCAAAAGAGTTGGCCTCCCTCTCAGAATCTTTGGATCCAGAAACCACGGCACAGTCGGAATCATTTGAAAAGATTTTGTGTAAATTAATGAAAACTCCTTTGGAGACAAATGCAGAAGCTAAAGATTCAGTAACAACACTGGGATTTTTGGCTATGGTGGTGGGGAAGGATTTTGAAGCAACTTCAGAATTTTTGAACAAAGCAAAGGTGAAAGCTCCTGAAAGAAGTCCAAAAGGTGATGTACTTACAGATATGAACTATCAATTAGAGCAAGACTCTGGTAGAAGTGCCCTGATGGAAGATTTGGGAAAAACTCTACAGAAACAGTCTGGAATAGAAAATAAAAATTTGGAAGGAATTCCAGGTTCTGTGTGTACAGTCACTGAAAAAGATTTTGAATCTTTCCTAGCAACAAAACCTAAGATCAGTCCAGAAGATTCAGGAGGAAGTACAGAACGTGATGAATGTAAACGCATGGAAGTATCTCTTGACTTTAAGGCAACAGGAGCAAGAGAAGTAAAACAGGCTCAGACTTCTGCAATTGTGATGGAACTGAAAGATCCACTGAAATACCCCAAATCCCTAGAAATTGTAGCAGATGTGAAAGAACTCAAAAGAGCACCAGAATTGGAGGTGATAAAGAGGGCTGATTCTGGAGCATATTTTTTTGATACAGAAGCAAAACGTTTAGAAGCTATTGCAGAATCTGAGGAGGTGAATGTGGGGTGCCTGAGAGGAACACCTGTGTATGAATCAGAAAAACAAGAGCAGGGCACTATCCCACACAGAGTGGTGGGAATGAAGAATCTAGACTCTGTGGGAGCAAGTCGAGTTAATTATCTAGAAGCATCTTTCAAAACTGCAATGGAAAAGAAGAGAGATATGGACATTCCTGCAgattctaaggcagtggttgaaGTAAAAGTTTCTGAAAGCATTCCGAGGGCTGAATCAGTTCCAGGAATTAATAATTTAGAAATGGCTCCAGAAACTCTGGATCATACTGCAAAAACACATTACTTGGATGTGACTAATACAAAAAGTGATACTGATGTAAATTTGATGGATTTGAAAAAAATTCCAGAACAATCTTCAGTGACTTTGAAAAAAATAGAAACTGTTTCAGAAACTCTATACACGACAGAAAGAAAACAGTTGGATGTAATGGCCCAAGGAAAGGATCCAGAAATTAATCTAAAGCctgaggggcaggggggagagagagatttagATGCTGCTTCAGAATCACTGCATATGATATTTACAAACTATTCAGAGCACAGTCTTGAACTTTATACAGAACCTGAAGGTATGGAGCTGAAAATTTCAGAAAGAGTTCCAGAATTGCTGCGTATGGAAGATGCAAACAACTCTGAAGCATTTCCTGCTAGGGAAGTAAAAGACTTAAAAACTATAGAATCTGCAGCAGTAGTAAAGTTGAaagatttagaaaaaaaattagaatatCTGCACAGAGAAGTGAAAAATATGGAAGTAGACTCTAAGACAGTGACAGATGTGGAATATTTGGAAACACTTATACCGTCTGAAGCTGTGAACAAAAGGAAAGATATGAACATTGTTTCTTATTCTGTCactggagaaaaagagaaagctaTAGATACTACAACGTATGTGAGGAAAGGCCAGAATGATGCTGAGACAGCAGAACGGGAAATTCAACCAGGATACTTGAAGGTAAAAGACATAACAGGAAAACAGCCATCTGTTGAGATTGAAGGTCCATTCATTTCAGAATCTTTCCAAGGAGTGAATATTGTAAGCACAGAAACAACGCCAGTGCTACAAGAAATAAAAGAGACAGGAGAACTTATTCCTGTTTTGGATGTAGACAGCTCTAATAAAACTTCTGTCCGGGAGATGTCAGCACTAATTGATTCAAAAGATGCTTCCAAACTTCTGAATACTACAGAAgattttgaatcaatttcaagcCACCATGCAATACAAAATCTAGGATCTTTGCAATTTGTGAAAGCAAAAGACCAAGAAATAAACTTAGGTTCTCAGCATGCTTTGGAAGTTAAATATACAACACCCAGTCCAGAACTTAGGCTTTCAGATGAATTAACTAATttgcaagaaaaacagaaattggAGGAAAGCACAGAAGTAGCACGTTTTACATCAGCCCTGGATTCTCCATATGCATCAAGAAAAGAAATGGGAGAGGTTAAAGAAATCATAGATACAGAACATTGTTCTAGATCTTTGTATATGGTGCAGACAAATTCAGATAACTTGCAGAAACCTTTGTACCCGATACTCCCAAAAGAttcaaaaataatttcagaatCTAAGATAATGGTTATAAAGGACTTGGAGATAGAACCAGAATCTTCGCCCAGTGCGGGTATAGAAACTGAAGATGTCACACAATATGAATCTATAACAGCATCTCAGTTCTTGGAAAGTATACATGAATCTccaaagaaaaatgaaatgcaacaATCAAATAGAGCATTTGGAAATAAAGAATTGACTGTTTCAGGTTTGGAAGGAAATTCAGAAACTCTCTATGTTATGGATACTGACAATTTAGAAATTATTAATAAGACACGTTTAACTCCATCATCACAGTTTACACTAGGAGTGATAGGTATAGAAGGAACTCCTATTCCTGCCAGTGCAGTAGAGGACAAAGACTTAAAAACATCTGAAATAATTGAAACAGCAGTAGAAGTAAAATATTTGGTAGCATCACTAGCACCTGCAAACATATCAAAAGAAACTTTTGACTTTACTCTTGTCACAGATACAAAAAACTCAGAAGCAAATCAAATGTTGGAAGCAAATCTAGAatcagtggggagggaaggggtaaaTACTAAATTTGATCATGATGCAGCTCCAAATGGTTCAGAAATCTTTAAGAAGCATAAGCCCACTGTAGATGTAGACACTGCAGAAGGCATGCTGCCAATTGTAAACAAAACAGGAGAAAAGGAATCTGGAACAGATCTAAGGCCAGAAGTAGCTTTGATAGGAAAGTATGCGGAATCAGTCGGTGATGTTTCAGAGACTGAACATTGTGATACAACATTGTCTATGCTTATGGTGGATGTAAAAGATTCAGAATTTAATTCTGAAGAGgtaaaagctttaaaaacaacATTGCAATTTGAAACAACTCCGGAACCTCTCGGTATGTTGCAGCTGGGAAATTCAGATAATGTTGGGGAATCTCTACTTACAACAGAGATGAAAGACTTAGAGGAAACGCTAAATTGTAAAGTATTGGAAGCAAAAGATCCAGTACTTCCTGCAACAAATCTAAGTACATCAGAATTAAGGTCTTCAGAGTCTGTGTGCTTGCTTGAAATTACAAACGCTGAAGGAGTATTAACAACTCCAACATATCTGAGCTCGACACATTCGAAGTCTTCTGACACAACTGCAGAAATAGAAGCATTAAATTCTGAGACGCCTCTAAAATCAGGAACAGAAGTTAAATATTTTGAATCGATTTCAGGAACAGTCTGTGTGCTGGAGCCATATGACTATGAAGTGGTTCCAGAATCTAAATGCATTTCAGAGGATAAAGTTTCAGAAACAACTTCAGAAGCTATCTGCTTGAAACAGGTTGGAGATCTGGAAACAAAACCAGAATCTAACAATTCTTGGGAAAGAAAAGATCTTGAACCTTTAACTCAGTCTACATGTACTGTGCAAGCAAGATGTGTGGAAGAAAGTCTTTTATATGAAGGCATGCAGAATGTTTCAGAGAACACAACACAGTTTTCAGGCACAATAGAAATAGAAGATTTGGGAGCTACTACGCCATCTGTAGTAGCAGAAATGGGAAAGACTTCAGACAAAAAACTACAGGAAAAATGTTCAGAAATAGCTATCGAATGTACACATATGCCAGATTTAATGGAAACTTGTGAAGATGTGGAACCAGTCTGCAGAACTGAGAGAAAAAAATCAGAACCTGTTTCAGAAATAGCATGTGTCGTAGACATTAAAAATGTAGAGTCAAAGTCACAATTTATGAGTATGACAGAGTTGAAAGATAGGGCATTTGTAAAATCTAAAACTGGTCCAGAACTTATACACTTAAAAGATCTTGAAACAATTCCTAAATGTGAATCTCTTGGGAAATTAAAAGATGTTCAAATTGTCCAATCCTCTATTGATAAAGAAGGAATGTATTTTGAGGAAATTTCAGAATCCAGAACTGAGAGACAAGATTTGGAAAGAGATTCAACTTCTGTACTTGTGTCAAAAGTGGTCGCTGAAGAATCTCTGAAATCTACTTCTGCTATGGAAGCTGAAGACCCTGAAGTAGCATATAAATACATAAGTGCAAAGGGTGTAGAAGTTTCAGAGCAAAATTCAGAATGTGTGTGTATAGGAGAGATGAAAGATCTGGCATCAGTTTCAGAACATGCAGAATTAGCCCAAGCTGAGAATTCTGAAATGTCTTCAGAAGTCACTTTGGAGGTCAAAAATTTGGAAGCAACTTCAGAACCTTTGTGCTTGATAAAGGAAAAAACCTTAGAAGCAATTACACTTACATCTTTGGAGGAACAAATAGTAAAAGCATCTCTACAATCTGTATGCAGGGCAGAAGAAAGTAATTTGGTGGCAAGGCAACAGATACCTGTTGATTCAGAAGCTGCTCTTGAACCTGTGATTATAGTAGAGAAGGCCCTAGAAGCAACTTCATGTACCTCTTTGAAGGATCAACATTCAGTAGCTGTTCCAGAGACCTTAGAGATAATGAAAGAAAATGATGAAAGCATTTCTAAAGACAGGAAAAGTGAAAAAATAAGCAGCAAAAGTAAAGATAAAAGCAAGAGTGGGAAAAAAGCCAAAAAGAGTAGGTCAAAATCTCCTTCCAAGTCAAAAAAACGTAAAAAGAAGTCTAGATCACGTTCTACCTCTAGACAGACATCAAGAAGAGCACGCTCTAGAAGCAAGAATGAGTCTGATTCCCGGAAAAAACATTCTTCCTCACGTCGTAAGTCTAGATCAAAATCTGCTGAGAGAAAAGAGGGCAAAGAAAGTTCACTAAGATCTAGGCGGAGGCGGTCTCGGACTTCTGATCGTCATAAATCTAGATCCAAATCAGCTGAGAAAAGAGAAAGTTCTCTACGGTCAAGGCGGAGATGGTCCAGATCCTCTGATCGTCGGAAATCTAGATCCAAATCCACTGACAGAAGAGAATCAGTCAGAACAAGACGAAGATTGTCCAGATCCTCTGATAATCACAAGTCTAGATCTAAATCTGTTGATAAAAGAGAAACTTTAATAAGATCAAGATGGAGAAGGTCTAGATCTTCTGATCATCAAAAATCTAGATCACGGTCCACTGACAGAAGAGAAATATCAATAAGGACAAGGAGAAGACGGTCCAGATCCTCAGATAATCACAAATCTAGATCCAGATCAGTTGACAAAAGAGAGACTCCGGTGAGGAGAAGACGGAGAAGATCTCGGTCCTCTGATAATTATAAATCTAGATCTAAATCTGTTGACAGGAGGGAATCTTCAGTAAGGTCAAGGCGCAGATGGTCCAGGTCCTCTGATCATAAGTCTAGATCCAGATCAGTTGATGACAAAAGAGAGATTTCAGTGAGAACAAGGCGGAAACGTTCCAAGTCTTCTGAAAATCGCAGGTCTCGGTCCAAATCAGTAGACAGAAGGGAATCTTTGAGGACAAGGCGAAGGCGATCCAGGTCTTCTGACAACCGCAAATCaagatccaggtcaggaaataaAGAGACACTGAGGATAAGAAGAAGGCGATCCAGGTCCTCTGATAATCGCAAATCCAGATCTAAATCTGTTGACAAACAGGAGTCTACAGTGAGAGCAAGAAGACGGCGATCTAGGTCTTCTGATCACAAATCGAGATCTAAATCTGTTGACAAACGGGAGACTACAGTGAGAGCAAAAAGGAGGCGGTCTGGGTCCTCTGATAACCGTAAATCTAGATCTAAATCAGTGGATATAAGAGATACTTCAAGAACAAAAAGTAGACGATCTAGGTCCTCTGAAAATCGCAAGTCTAGGTCTAAATCTGTTGAGAAAAGAGAGACTTCTGCAAGAACGAAAAGTAGACATTCTAGATCCTCTGATAAGCACAAGTCCAGGTCTAAATCTATTGAGAAAAGAGAGACTTCAGTGAGAGCAAGGAGACGGTCCAGGTCCTCTGATAACCGCAAATCAAGATCAAAATCTTTTGACAAAAAAGAGACGTCAGCCAGGTCAAACAGAAAACGGTCCAGGTCTTCTGAGAAGTGCAAATCTAGATCCAAATCTGTTGACAAAATAGAGGTGTCATCACGGTCAAAAAAGAGAAGATCCAAGTCATCTGATCATAAGTCTGTAACTAAATCTAGTGAAAAAAGAGAGTCTTCCTTGAAGTCTAGACACAGAAGATCAAAATCATCTGAACGCCAGAAATCTAAATCAAAATCCAGGTCCAAATCCtctgaaagaagaaaagacaaagaCTCTTCAAATGCTTCAAAAGAGAAGAGTTCCAAATCTAGATCTAAGTCTAAATCTCCTGAAAAAACAGTGGGAACTGAATCTTTGGAAGCATCTGTGCATAATCATGTAAAATCACCTGAACACCCCAAATCTAAATCTAGGTCCAGGTCCAGATCTCTagataaaacagaagacagagacaggctAAGAAGATCAAGAAGTAAATGTTCAGAATCCAAAGCTCACAGCCGTAGAACAGTATCACATACTAAAAGGAATTGTTCTCGGTCATTAACACGGAAGAGGACCTCAAGATCAAAATCTGATCATCGATCACGGTCTCGAACTCGCTCGCGATCATGTTCAAAACGCTGGAGGAGGACTAGATCAAGATCTGTGTCAAGACAGCGATCTTTATCAAGGGAGAGACGTAGGAGATCTCGGAGAAATAGATCAAGATCTGTTGATAGAAGGAGGAGAAGGTCAGATTCAAGAGACAGTTACAGAATCACCCTCCGATTACGGTCACGAAGTAGAACACCTGTGCGGCTGGGGGCCTCTAGATCCACTGGGAGAAGGCGGAGCACTAGTGTATCGCCTGATCATCGGAGATCCAGATCCTCAAGCAGGTCTCCTAAACGACTTACTGATTTGG